The DNA sequence TTATTATCGATGGAAGAGATCCCAAGGCTGTGGACATTGATGGGCATGCTTTGCCAACTTTGGTATATTTGGCACGTGAAAAGAGACCCCAATACCACCACAACTTCAAAGCAGGGGCGATGAACTCACTGGTTTTAAGCTATTTTTTTGGctgaatatttttcttttttataactAGCTAAGAAAGAAAACTTACAAGCTAATCTTTCTGTGTCCTACTAGATAAGAGTATCGGCCCAAATCAGCAATGCTCCCATAATTCTCAACGTGGACTGTGACATGTATTCGAACTATTCAGAATCCGTGAGAGATGCAATGTGCTTCTTTTTGGATAAAGAAAAGGGTCATGAGATTGCATATATTCAGTTTCCACAGGCGTTTGAGAACCTCACAGAGAATGATATTTACAGCGGTTCCTTGAGACTTATAATGGAGGTAAATTAGCCCATAGCTAGTGATTTTGAGCACCCTTTTCTTTAATTTGATTTGATAAAGACCAAACCAATGCATGTATATGATGATCCCAAGGTTGATCTTCGAGGATTTGACTCTAATGGAGGGCCTTGCTATATTGGTACCGGGTGCTTTCATAGAAGGGAATCTCTTTCTGGTAAGAAATACGAGGCAAGTAATAAAGTATTACTCGAATGGAAAAGAAAGAATGAAGATAAGGGAATTAGTGCAGAAGCTCTCGAAGAAACATGTAAACTTCTTGCTAGTTGTACCTACGAAGAAAACACTAGTTGGGGAAAAGAGGTTGTTGCACTTACATTAATTCTCATATTCTCTCCTTTAATTGTGTCAAATAATAAGATTTCTTTAACGATTTCACATTAGTATGAATAGTTATACTGCCTTTTGTATTTGTGCTTACTGATATGCAGATGGGTGTGATGTATGGGTGTGCAGTGGAAGATATTTTAACAGGACTTGTGATACAATGTAGAGGATGGAAATCAGTTTATTATAATCCCATTAGAAAGGCCTTTCTAGGAGTTGCTCCTATAACACTTCAACAAGCACTTGTGCAACACAAGAGATGGGGTGAAGGGAATCTTCAAATCTTTCTCTCAAAATACTGTCCCTTAACGTACGGCTACAAAAAGATTCCCCTACGACTTCAACTTTCCTACTTTATCAGCTTGCTCTGGTCTCTAAACTGCTTCGCTTCACTCTACTATGTCATTGTGCCATCACTTTTTCTTCTCAAAGGAATCTCCTTATTTCCTCAGGTAATTAATAACCAAATTAATAATCTTAATTCTAGTAGTTTTTGAACTCTGAACTCTTAAATGTTATCTTACGATCTCATGACAGATTTCCAACATATGGGGTTTATCATTTCTCTACGTCTTCTTTGGCAACCGGGTGTACAGCCTTGGAGAACTTTTGATGTGTGGAGGGACATACTGGGAATGGTTGAACTATCAAAGAATGTGGTTGTTTAAAAGGACCACTTCCTATTTCTTTAGCGTCTTGGACCACGTCATTAGGCTATTGGGATTCACTGATGCAACCTTTATCGTAACTGCAAAGGTGGTTGATGATGATGTTTCTGAGAGATACGAGCGAGAGTTGATAGAATTTGGTACTACTTCGCCAATGTTCACCATTTTGACCACCCTTGCATTGCTTAATGCCTTGGGCTTGATTTGGGGTTTGAAGAGGTTGGTCTTCACTGACCAAAGTTTGGTTCTGAACCCATTTGTATTGCAGGCTAGTCTTTGTGCTCTGCTGGTTTTCATCAACATGCCAATTTACCAAGCTATCTTTTTAAGAAAGGATAAGGGTAGACTTCCCAACTCAGTGATTTATCAATCGATTATGCTCACTCTAGTAGCATGTTCGATTGTTGTTTGTTAGAATATTTGGCGAAACATGTTTTAACTTAAGAGCAGTTGTAGTACTTGGTCAAGCCAAATTGAACTACTTTGCTCAATCTATATGTAATAATGTAATTGTATATAAGCTCTATCTTTATGATATGTTTTTGGGTTAATCAGATTTTACTTGACTAAATTAATGAGATTTTGTATTAGTAAACTGAAAGATAGCAACCAGCAAGCATTTAAAGAATGGCATGAAAGAAGTATGATGAAACAAAAAAAGATCTTAGCTATATTTACAAAAGGGCATTGAGAAAAAAAGAAGTGCAAGATTACAGTTATAATAGCTGAAGCAAAATTttggtttttaaaattatatttttgtttgtttcagcatagctccaaaaaaaaaaaaaaatgtgcaaCTTTACAAATCTGAACTTCTTCAAAAGTCTTCTCATCTTTTTTGGTCCAAACACTACTCTTTCATTtctaaaaactgaaaaaaaaattattatccaAACGGATAACCActgtagaaaaaaataatatatttttttttaactcaaATTATTTTAGTTCCACTTCTCAAAATCTCCTATATATATACTTGTTAAATTTGTGAACtgataaataaaaactaatgaGTAGAAGAATATGGATAAAaatcatgatgatgatgatggttaTCTTCCTCTTTTCGAAACAAAGTCAGCCAAGAGCCGTACACAATTTAGATTGTTCGTAGTATCCATGTTAGTGGGGATATGCTCTATTTTTGTGTACAGATTAAGGTATATACCATTCCcaacaaaagaagaagaaggtgcAGTAGTCATCTTATTGGTTTGGATTGGATTGTTTgtgtctgagttttggttcacTCTTTATTGGTTTGTCACACTTGTGGTTCGGTGGAATCCCGTATATCGTCACACTTTCAAAGACAGACTAATTCTCAAGTTAGCATATTATTATCCATATCTCAATCatgtatgtataatatatattctaatagtaatatataatttgtatttaaatAG is a window from the Cannabis sativa cultivar Pink pepper isolate KNU-18-1 chromosome 1, ASM2916894v1, whole genome shotgun sequence genome containing:
- the LOC115707259 gene encoding cellulose synthase-like protein E6 isoform X1, with the translated sequence MGKNHGDDDDLPLFETKSAQRRTQFRLFVGTMLVGIFSIFVYRLRYMPFPTKEEEGAVVILLVWIGLFVSELWFTLYWFVTLVVRWNPVYRHTFKDRLIHTRYGEKDLPRVDIFVCTADPKAEPPLMVVNTVLSVMAYDYPPHKLSVYLSDDGASELTFYALLEASEFSKKWLPFCNKFKVEPRSPEAYFTNNKASQPLDVDDHRDQWTSIKRLYEDMKTRIESATKVGKISEMLRRTHKGFLDWDSVSSKRDHHTIIQIIIDGRDPKAVDIDGHALPTLVYLAREKRPQYHHNFKAGAMNSLIRVSAQISNAPIILNVDCDMYSNYSESVRDAMCFFLDKEKGHEIAYIQFPQAFENLTENDIYSGSLRLIMEVDLRGFDSNGGPCYIGTGCFHRRESLSGKKYEASNKVLLEWKRKNEDKGISAEALEETCKLLASCTYEENTSWGKEMGVMYGCAVEDILTGLVIQCRGWKSVYYNPIRKAFLGVAPITLQQALVQHKRWGEGNLQIFLSKYCPLTYGYKKIPLRLQLSYFISLLWSLNCFASLYYVIVPSLFLLKGISLFPQISNIWGLSFLYVFFGNRVYSLGELLMCGGTYWEWLNYQRMWLFKRTTSYFFSVLDHVIRLLGFTDATFIVTAKVVDDDVSERYERELIEFGTTSPMFTILTTLALLNALGLIWGLKRLVFTDQSLVLNPFVLQASLCALLVFINMPIYQAIFLRKDKGRLPNSVIYQSIMLTLVACSIVVC
- the LOC115707259 gene encoding cellulose synthase-like protein E6 isoform X2, yielding MGKNHGDDDDLPLFETKSAQRRTQFRLFVGTMLVGIFSIFVYRLRYMPFPTKEEEGAVVILLVWIGLFVSELWFTLYWFVTLVVRWNPVYRHTFKDRLIHTYGEKDLPRVDIFVCTADPKAEPPLMVVNTVLSVMAYDYPPHKLSVYLSDDGASELTFYALLEASEFSKKWLPFCNKFKVEPRSPEAYFTNNKASQPLDVDDHRDQWTSIKRLYEDMKTRIESATKVGKISEMLRRTHKGFLDWDSVSSKRDHHTIIQIIIDGRDPKAVDIDGHALPTLVYLAREKRPQYHHNFKAGAMNSLIRVSAQISNAPIILNVDCDMYSNYSESVRDAMCFFLDKEKGHEIAYIQFPQAFENLTENDIYSGSLRLIMEVDLRGFDSNGGPCYIGTGCFHRRESLSGKKYEASNKVLLEWKRKNEDKGISAEALEETCKLLASCTYEENTSWGKEMGVMYGCAVEDILTGLVIQCRGWKSVYYNPIRKAFLGVAPITLQQALVQHKRWGEGNLQIFLSKYCPLTYGYKKIPLRLQLSYFISLLWSLNCFASLYYVIVPSLFLLKGISLFPQISNIWGLSFLYVFFGNRVYSLGELLMCGGTYWEWLNYQRMWLFKRTTSYFFSVLDHVIRLLGFTDATFIVTAKVVDDDVSERYERELIEFGTTSPMFTILTTLALLNALGLIWGLKRLVFTDQSLVLNPFVLQASLCALLVFINMPIYQAIFLRKDKGRLPNSVIYQSIMLTLVACSIVVC